A genomic stretch from Argiope bruennichi chromosome 2, qqArgBrue1.1, whole genome shotgun sequence includes:
- the LOC129962234 gene encoding uncharacterized protein LOC129962234, translating into MIKFANLLMPFMVFSDFMAPPPKVHNFIASGRNTRRNFIVSSTPKRSNEPNTLQTPLQINPTVVGEMEGIGRISVATKESIKHNKSEIVKSWGQEYPAKTNIELEANGVTTAALKSSVSSSAKTSMKYTGTEILTSSMKTSTTSSSSGASEGEKISTITMKSTMDDSTETSNIPDEKTSTVSSSSDLDVTLEAEEAVNSEIKLDRNSSKDELVKHNVLKVIRRSGFETALDEDTNSKINTTINADKPIFIDDQSDSKAIDNSKNNNSRSSGNLTAFATDRTGEMPSVITNWSDSFGSDLETDNGSNSNIGDNSDLLLEPQIIIEEANKNDILESYTAFVTKKSTTSVSKAETFSDSDTSIESLNPNSSEINIGDDLVEDTSGEISQIEVDRFD; encoded by the coding sequence ACACGTCGGAATTTCATTGTCTCATCTACACCAAAGAGGTCCAACGAGCCCAACACATTACAAACACCGTTGCAAATTAATCCTACCGTTGTAGGAGAAATGGAAGGAATTGGTAGAATATCTGTGGCGACAAAAGAATCAATAAAGCACAATAAATCTGAAATAGTAAAATCCTGGGGACAAGAATATCCTGCCAAAACGAATATAGAGCTGGAAGCGAATGGAGTAACTACGGCTGCACTGAAATCGTCTGTGTCATCCTCTGCTAAAACTTCAATGAAGTATACTGGAACTGAAATATTGACATCATCTATGAAGACATCTACTACTAGTAGTAGCAGTGGAGCATCTGAAGGTGAAAAAATATCTACGATCACAATGAAATCAACTATGGATGATTCTACTGAAACGTCTAATATACCTGACGAGAAAACATCAACAGTAAGTAGTTCGTCAGATTTAGATGTCACTTTAGAAGCTGAAGAGGCTGTAAATAGTGAAATTAAGTTAGATAGAAATAGTTCAAAGGATGAACTAGTTAAACACAATGTGCTGAAAGTTATTAGAAGATCGGGTTTTGAAACTGCACTCGATGAAGATaccaatagtaaaataaatacaacTATCAATGCTGATAAGCCAATATTTATAGATGATCAGTCAGATTCAAAAGCTattgataattctaaaaataataatagtcgAAGCTCAGGAAATCTAACTGCTTTCGCCACAGATAGAACTGGAGAAATGCCTTCAGTTATTACCAACTGGTCGGATTCGTTTGGTAGCGATTTGGAAACTGATAATGGGTCGAACAGCAATATCGGTGATAACTCTGACCTTCTTTTGGAACCTCAGATTATTATCGAAGAAGCTAACAAAAATGACATTCTGGAATCTTATACAGCTTTTGTCACCAAGAAAAGCACTACTAGTGTCTCAAAAGCTGAAACTTTTTCAGACAGTGATACGTCTATTGAAAGTTTGAATCCTAATTCCTCCGAAATAAATATTGGTGATGATTTAGTCGAAGATACTAGTGGTGAGATATCCCAAATTGAAGTTGATAGGTTTGATTGA